The following are encoded together in the Culex pipiens pallens isolate TS chromosome 1, TS_CPP_V2, whole genome shotgun sequence genome:
- the LOC120420679 gene encoding cytochrome P450 4g15-like — translation MNVEFVHERSSLAALAMPTVIVMTLVLVASVLFHVWMQSRRYVKLGNLMPGPRAYPLIGNANMLLGKSHDEIMKRAIELSFVYGSVARGWLGYHLVVFLTEPADIELILNSYVHLTKSNEYRFFKPWLGDGLLISSGDKWKSHRKLIAPAFHQNVLKTFIDVFNDNSLAVVERMRKEVGKVFDVHDYMSEVTVDILLETAMGSNRTGENKEGFDYAMAVMKMCDILHSRQIKIHLRMDPIFNMTKTKKEQERLLGIIHGLTRKVVKQKKELFEKNLAEGKLPSPSLSEIIGKEEESSKIEEPAVISQGSMLRDDLDAIDENDIGEKRRLAFLDLMIETAKTGADLSDEEIKEEVDTIMFEGHDTTAAGSSFVLCLLGIHQDIQDRVYKEIKQIFGDSKRKATFNDTMEMKYLERVIFETLRMYPPVPAIARKLTQEVRLASHDYVVPSGTTIVIGTYKLHRREDIYPNPDVFNPDNFLPERTSNRHYYSYIPFSAGPRSCVGRKYAMLKLKVLLTTILRNYRVVSNLKESDFKLQADIILKRTDGFRIQLEPRV, via the exons ATGAACGTGGAGTTTGTCCACGAGCGGAGCAGCCTGGCGGCGCTGGCCATGCCGACGGTGATCGTGATGACTCTGGTACTGGTGGCCAGCGTCCTGTTTCACGTGTGGATGCAGTCGCGCCGGTACGTCAAGCTGGGGAACCTGATGCCGGGTCCGAGGGCGTACCCGCTGATCGGGAACGCCAACATGCTGCTGGGGAAGAGCCACGACGAGATCATGAAGCGGGCGATCGAGCTGAGCTTCGTGTACGGCAGTGTGGCCCGAGGATGGCTCGGATACCATCTGGTGGTGTTCCTGACGGAACCTGCGGATATTGAACTCATCCTGAACAGTTACGTGCATCTGACCAAGTCGAACGAGTACCGGTTCTTCAAGCCGTGGCTCGGAGATGGTCTGCTGATCAGCAGCGGGGACAAGTGGAAGTCCCACCGGAAGCTGATCGCGCCGGCGTTCCACCAGAACGTGCTGAAGACCTTTATCGACGTGTTCAACGACAACAGTCTGGCGGTGGTCGAGCGGATGCGCAAGGAGGTCGGCAAGGTGTTCGACGTGCACGACTACATGAGCGAGGTGACGGTGGACATCCTGCTGGAGACGGCCATGGGATCGAACCGGACCGGGGAGAACAAGGAGGGATTCGACTATGCGATGGCTGTTATGAA AATGTGCGACATCCTGCACTCGCGCCAGATCAAGATCCACCTCCGCATGGATCCGATCTTCAACATGACCAAGACCAAGAAGGAACAGGAACGTCTGCTCGGGATCATCCACGGGCTGACGCGCAAGGTCGTCAAGCAAAAGAAGGAACTGTTCGAGAAGAACCTCGCCGAGGGTAAGCTCCCCTCGCCGTCGCTGTCGGAGATCATCGGCAAGGAGGAAGAGAGTTCCAAGATAGAGGAACCTGCCGTGATCTCGCAGGGCTCGATGCTGCGGGATGATTTGGACGCCATTGATGAGAACGATATCGGGGAGAAGCGACGGTTGGCGTTTTTGGATCTGATGATCGAGACGGCGAAGACTGGAGCGGATTTGAGCGACGAGGAGATCAAGGAGGAGGTCGATACGATCATGTTTGAGGGGCACGACACTACGGCTGCCGGGTCGAGTTTCGTGCTTTGTTTGTTGGGCATCCACCAGGACATTCAGGACAGGGTTTACAAAGAGATCAAGCAGATTTTCGGGGATTCAAAGAGAAAGGCCACCTTCAACGATACCATGGAGATGAAGTACCTGGAGCGGGTTATCTTCGAAACGTTGCGAATGTATCCGCCAGTACCGGCGATCGCTCGTAAGCTGACCCAAGAGGTACGACTGGCCTCGCACGACTACGTCGTCCCGTCGGGAACCACCATTGTCATCGGAACGTACAAGCTGCACCGCCGCGAGGATATCTACCCCAACCCGGACGTGTTCAATCCGGACAATTTCCTGCCGGAGCGTACCTCCAACCGGCACTACTACAGCTACATCCCGTTCAGTGCGGGCCCGCGAAGCTGCGTCG GTAGGAAATACGCCATGCTGAAGCTGAAGGTGCTCCTCACAACGATCCTGCGCAACTACCGGGTCGTGTCCAACCTGAAGGAGTCCGACTTTAAGCTGCAGGCGGACATCATCCTGAAGCGCACGGACGGGTTCCGAATCCAGCTGGAGCCGAGAGTTTAA